The following proteins come from a genomic window of Thermoproteus sp.:
- a CDS encoding creatininase family protein, protein MDCILPVGSYEQHGPYLPPTVDTEVAVYVARKLGELTGAKVLEPIWYTCSKEHQDFAPTIFVECDVFLSYLRDVLKSAARWCDHVVVVAGHGGVADAGNAITSQIDYELGPRVLWINVWSLAPVRDHAGSDEASIYLALGGKLLKEPKERLCEGDVHMMRYLRTAWMSKSGIVGCIDPAEISAERGSELLETIVDRAYQRVNAFLSAIRTLYRA, encoded by the coding sequence CCCTATCTCCCGCCTACTGTAGACACGGAAGTCGCAGTCTATGTGGCGAGGAAGCTCGGAGAGCTGACGGGGGCCAAGGTGTTGGAACCCATATGGTATACTTGTAGCAAAGAACATCAAGACTTCGCGCCGACGATATTTGTGGAATGCGATGTTTTTCTCTCATATCTACGAGATGTGCTGAAGAGTGCGGCTAGGTGGTGCGATCATGTGGTTGTCGTGGCTGGACATGGAGGCGTAGCCGATGCTGGCAACGCCATTACGTCTCAAATAGACTACGAGCTGGGCCCTAGAGTGCTCTGGATAAACGTGTGGTCCCTCGCGCCCGTCAGAGACCACGCGGGATCCGACGAGGCGAGCATATATTTAGCTCTAGGCGGCAAGCTCCTCAAGGAGCCTAAGGAGAGGTTGTGTGAAGGCGACGTACATATGATGCGGTATTTGAGGACGGCGTGGATGTCCAAAAGCGGGATTGTAGGATGTATAGATCCGGCTGAAATCTCCGCGGAGAGGGGCTCGGAGCTCTTGGAAACAATAGTTGACAGGGCGTACCAGCGGGTTAATGCTTTTTTATCTGCAATTCGGACGTTGTATCGTGCATAG